Proteins from a single region of Phormidium ambiguum IAM M-71:
- a CDS encoding DUF928 domain-containing protein, with protein MRSSILPQVIATLCLLSGFTLVSHSELKPVLAEDVSQAREGFPGRRVGGGTRSDMFISDSPLTALVPDNSQGLTGSATPTLFFYVPQTEKPQTVEFVLVDENQREVYKTEFITSGKSGVTGITIPDNEPTKTLEIGKNYRWYFAIVPDQNNRKLDVYVQGSIKRVAVNQDLENKLKQGASLDLVDAYLANNLWYDAMATMAELRRSRPTDTTVANKWQQLLNSVDLQKLAQEPLVGYNKQ; from the coding sequence ATGCGTAGTTCAATTTTGCCCCAAGTAATTGCAACCCTTTGTTTATTATCAGGATTCACATTGGTTTCCCATAGTGAATTGAAACCCGTATTAGCGGAAGATGTTAGCCAAGCCAGGGAAGGCTTCCCAGGAAGACGAGTTGGTGGTGGGACTCGTTCAGATATGTTTATTTCAGACAGTCCTTTGACAGCTTTGGTTCCAGATAATAGTCAAGGGTTAACTGGCTCAGCAACTCCCACGTTATTTTTCTATGTTCCGCAAACAGAGAAACCGCAAACGGTAGAATTTGTATTGGTGGACGAAAATCAACGCGAGGTCTATAAAACCGAATTTATTACTAGTGGTAAATCAGGAGTAACTGGGATTACAATTCCCGATAATGAACCCACGAAAACTCTAGAAATTGGCAAAAATTACCGTTGGTATTTTGCGATCGTTCCCGATCAAAACAATCGTAAATTAGATGTCTATGTCCAAGGTTCTATTAAACGAGTTGCAGTGAATCAAGATTTAGAGAATAAACTAAAACAAGGCGCTTCTTTAGACCTTGTTGATGCTTATTTAGCTAACAATCTTTGGTATGATGCAATGGCGACAATGGCTGAATTACGTCGTTCTCGTCCTACAGATACAACCGTAGCAAATAAGTGGCAACAGCTTTTAAATTCTGTTGATTTGCAAAAATTGGCTCAAGAACCTTTAGTGGGATACAACAAACAGTAA
- a CDS encoding PAS domain-containing protein, whose protein sequence is MVSSKTESLEIEALSALEKTQGLLPTIIDNLPFPIWVKDKLGNYLLVNSAAVQIFQIPKEEIIGKNTYHIFPVEIATKLINQEQQSIADNQKQIIRETFLVNGKEKGYLTTILPWCDEQKNILGTVGFSQEDPLAMENSTNLLHTVIESIPETFYVKDIHGRYVLINSVGATNIGKTARDFIGKDDTEIFPLEFARQLQENDRQVIKAGEPQILEEIFNYGNHQHILLSRKNVWRDSQGKIIGLVGFTQDITTYKVQELALKQQVRVLDQLCDSVVTTDLNGIVNRWNKAAEKLYGYSATEAIGQPVTFLYRPEEQEYFATKIIPTLQQQGVYEGELKVCRKGGELVDIFVNISWENNEYGEVVGMIGYAIDITERKRLEEERRRQEIALRKSEELSRTLIEHIPDGSVFLFDRNRRFLVVGGSELKKVGLSPAILEGKFPHEIWPADEYQLFDKFYQAALAGEMLKDEIHYYNTVYLTQTVPVKNSFGEIFAGLLILQNITERKQAESVIEESANRLELLNRIAGQIRASLDLDTILETVVTSIRELFEIDVCTFVWYLGNNSLASDNESFLGNLNNSAITKETDSAIWQAVKEARNPSLPSFLGIYPESLIKPISVKVLQQEIIIVDDTETVGDPSLKHLLQSFNCLSLLTVPFQTNGGRVGFLSCSHHTAKKVWQESDIELILGIADNLAIAISQAELYHNSQKSAKIASERALQLEKALQDLQRTQTQLIQSEKMSSLGQLVAGVAHEINNPVSFIYGNIKPAQEYISNLLELVELYQTEYPQPSAKIQSCIESIDLDFLLEDLPKTLDSMKVGSERIREIVLSLRNFSRMDEAQIKNVCIHDGIDSTLRLLQNRLKAKPEHPEILVVKQYEKLPLVECYAGQLNQVFMNLLTNAIDSFESRSANDVLEEREKKRSPSEIQANPSRIEISTKLVNSQRIAITFSDNGSGMSPEIQSRIFDPFFTTKPVGKGTGLGLAISYQVIVEKHLGNLYCDSELGKGTKFTVEIPIKQKA, encoded by the coding sequence ATGGTTTCCAGCAAAACCGAGAGCCTTGAAATCGAAGCTTTGTCTGCTTTAGAGAAAACTCAAGGGCTTTTGCCAACAATTATTGACAATCTACCTTTTCCAATATGGGTTAAAGATAAGTTGGGAAACTATTTATTAGTTAATTCCGCTGCTGTCCAAATTTTTCAAATACCTAAAGAAGAAATTATTGGTAAAAATACTTACCACATATTTCCTGTGGAAATAGCAACGAAACTTATTAATCAAGAACAACAGTCAATTGCTGATAATCAGAAACAAATTATTCGGGAAACTTTTCTGGTAAATGGTAAAGAAAAAGGTTATCTCACCACAATTTTACCTTGGTGTGATGAACAAAAAAATATTCTGGGAACAGTGGGATTTTCTCAAGAAGACCCTTTAGCAATGGAAAATAGTACTAATTTGTTGCATACAGTAATTGAATCCATCCCAGAAACATTCTATGTAAAAGATATTCACGGACGTTATGTGTTAATTAATTCTGTAGGTGCGACTAATATTGGTAAAACAGCCCGTGATTTTATTGGCAAAGATGATACAGAAATATTTCCTTTAGAATTTGCTCGTCAACTGCAAGAAAACGATCGCCAAGTCATTAAAGCAGGTGAACCGCAAATCCTCGAAGAAATTTTCAACTATGGGAATCATCAACATATTTTATTGTCACGCAAAAATGTTTGGCGAGATTCCCAAGGAAAGATTATTGGTTTAGTCGGTTTTACTCAAGATATTACTACATATAAAGTTCAAGAATTAGCTTTAAAACAACAAGTAAGAGTCTTAGATCAATTATGTGATTCTGTAGTTACTACCGATCTTAATGGCATAGTTAATCGCTGGAACAAAGCCGCAGAAAAACTCTATGGCTACAGTGCAACAGAAGCAATAGGTCAGCCAGTAACGTTTCTGTATCGACCAGAAGAACAAGAATATTTTGCTACCAAAATTATTCCTACTTTACAACAGCAAGGTGTATATGAAGGAGAACTCAAAGTTTGTCGTAAGGGAGGAGAACTTGTCGATATTTTCGTCAACATTTCTTGGGAAAATAACGAATATGGAGAAGTTGTCGGGATGATAGGTTATGCGATCGATATTACTGAACGCAAACGCCTAGAAGAAGAACGCCGCCGACAGGAAATCGCATTGCGGAAAAGCGAAGAACTTTCTCGCACTTTAATCGAACATATTCCCGATGGTTCAGTATTTTTATTCGATCGCAATCGTCGCTTTTTAGTTGTCGGAGGTTCCGAACTGAAAAAAGTTGGACTCTCACCAGCTATTTTAGAAGGTAAATTTCCTCATGAGATCTGGCCAGCAGATGAATATCAATTATTTGATAAATTCTACCAAGCAGCTTTAGCGGGGGAAATGCTCAAAGATGAAATACATTATTACAATACTGTTTACCTAACACAAACAGTACCAGTGAAAAACTCCTTTGGGGAAATCTTCGCCGGATTGCTAATTTTGCAAAACATTACTGAAAGAAAACAAGCCGAATCAGTTATTGAAGAATCAGCTAATCGTCTAGAACTTCTTAATAGAATTGCTGGACAAATTCGCGCTTCTTTGGATTTAGATACAATCTTAGAAACTGTAGTTACTAGCATTCGTGAGTTATTTGAAATAGATGTTTGTACCTTTGTTTGGTATTTAGGTAATAACTCCTTGGCATCTGATAATGAAAGTTTTTTAGGAAATTTAAACAATTCAGCAATTACGAAAGAAACTGATTCAGCCATTTGGCAAGCGGTTAAAGAAGCTAGAAATCCCAGTTTGCCTAGTTTTTTGGGAATTTATCCTGAATCACTGATTAAACCAATTTCAGTGAAAGTTTTACAACAAGAAATCATTATTGTAGATGATACAGAAACAGTTGGCGATCCCAGTCTCAAGCATCTTTTGCAATCCTTTAATTGTTTATCTCTTTTGACCGTTCCCTTTCAAACTAATGGCGGAAGAGTTGGCTTTTTAAGCTGTTCTCATCACACAGCTAAAAAAGTTTGGCAAGAAAGTGACATTGAATTAATTTTGGGAATAGCGGATAATTTAGCGATCGCCATATCCCAAGCTGAACTTTATCACAATAGTCAAAAATCAGCCAAAATTGCTTCAGAAAGAGCTTTACAATTAGAAAAAGCATTACAAGACTTACAACGCACCCAAACACAGTTAATTCAATCCGAAAAAATGTCTTCTCTCGGACAATTAGTAGCGGGAGTAGCACACGAAATTAATAACCCAGTTAGCTTTATTTACGGCAACATTAAACCAGCACAAGAATACATTTCTAATTTACTCGAATTAGTTGAATTGTATCAAACAGAATATCCTCAACCTAGCGCAAAAATTCAATCTTGCATTGAATCAATTGATTTAGACTTTTTGTTGGAAGACTTGCCAAAAACTCTCGATTCCATGAAAGTAGGCTCAGAACGTATTCGAGAAATTGTACTTTCTCTACGGAATTTTTCTCGCATGGATGAAGCACAAATCAAAAATGTTTGTATCCACGACGGAATCGATAGTACATTAAGATTGCTACAAAATCGGCTCAAAGCTAAACCCGAACATCCAGAAATTTTAGTAGTTAAACAGTATGAAAAATTGCCATTAGTTGAATGTTATGCCGGACAATTAAATCAGGTATTTATGAATTTGTTGACCAATGCGATTGACTCTTTCGAGTCACGCTCCGCGAACGATGTTTTAGAAGAACGGGAAAAAAAGCGATCGCCATCTGAAATTCAAGCCAATCCCAGCCGCATTGAAATCAGTACCAAATTAGTTAATTCGCAACGCATAGCAATTACTTTTAGTGATAATGGATCGGGAATGTCACCGGAAATTCAATCCCGAATCTTCGATCCGTTTTTTACTACTAAACCAGTAGGCAAAGGTACAGGTTTAGGATTAGCAATTAGTTATCAAGTAATTGTAGAAAAACATTTGGGTAATTTATACTGTGATTCTGAATTAGGCAAAGGTACTAAATTTACTGTAGAAATACCTATTAAACAAAAAGCATAA
- a CDS encoding DUF2949 domain-containing protein: MEAIRLRKLINFLQEELKIPANSLSLALRHSEQSATSLPMILWQYGLVSLNQLEKIFDWLETAATPASLHQ, encoded by the coding sequence ATGGAAGCAATTCGTTTAAGAAAACTAATAAATTTTTTACAAGAGGAGTTAAAAATTCCCGCTAACTCCCTTTCCCTAGCTCTGCGCCACTCAGAACAATCTGCCACATCTTTACCCATGATACTTTGGCAATATGGTTTAGTCAGCCTAAATCAATTAGAAAAAATCTTTGATTGGTTAGAAACAGCTGCAACTCCTGCATCTTTGCATCAATAA